The nucleotide sequence GCCTACCCTGATTTTTCTGCGTGATGGCAAGGAAGTTGCACGACTGGTGCGCCCCGAGAGCGAGCAGCAGATCGCTGAAGCGCTGTCCAGCATCGCCGCCTGAGTCAGGCTGCCAGCAGCAGACAGTGGCAGACAGCGGCGGCTTGGCGAAGGCTGATTGAATACGCGGTGGTGTTCAATCAGCCTGCCGCTGCACTATCGCCCGGTTTTCAACCCTTTTTCAGCGCCTGCTCCACGCCCTTGTTAGCCAGTGCATCAGCGCGCTCATTGCCGGGGTCGCCCGCGTGGCCCTTGACCCAGCGCCAGTCAATGCGGTGGCCACTGCCTTGCACCAGCGCATCCAGCTGCTTCCACAGCTCGGCATTTTTGACGGGCTCTTTGGACGCCGTGACCCAGCCCTTGGCCTTCCAGCCATGAATCCACTCGGTAATGCCTTTGCGCACGTACTGGCTGTCCAGATACAGCACCACATCGCAGGGGCGTTTCAGTGCCGACAGCGCCTGAATCACCGCCATCAGCTCCATGCGGTTATTGGTAGTGCCCAGCTCGCCGCCAAACAATTCTTTCTGCGCCGCACCGGCTTGCAGCAATGCGCCCCAGCCACCTGGGCCGGGATTGCCTTTGCAGGCGCCGTCGGTATAGATCACAACTTGATTCAATTTTTTTCCTTGTTCGCCCGGTGGCGCAGTGCGTCTTGCCAGACCGTATCTGGCGGCTGCTTGTTCGCAACCGGCACCTGCATGCCAGAGGCCGCATTGCGCCCGCGCCAGCTTGGTGTGACCATGCGCATGCCCCGCACACGCTTGACGGCCACCACACAGTAAACACCGCCCAGCACAGGCCAGCAGCGGTGCCCCAGCCTGTCCATGAAGGCAAACCGGTCCAGCCACTGCGCACTCCGGGTAGCAGGACGATAACAGCCAAATTGCACGGCCTCGATCTCAAAGCTCAGCAATCTGAGCCAATCACGCAGCCGCCAGTAGCCCACCCCCAGGCTCAGATCGGGCAAATGGCCTGCACTGCGCTCCACGCCGCGCTGCAGGCCCAGCAGGCTGGCAGGGTTCAGGCCACAGATCACCAGCCGCCCCTCGGGCACCAGTGCCCGCGCCGCCTCACGCAGGGCCGCGTGCGGGTCTGGCGAGGCTTCCAGCGTGTGCGGCATCAGCAGCAAGTCCAGACTGGCTTCGGAAAAAGGCAAAGCCGTGGCATCGGCGACCAAAGCAGGCAGCACAGCCCCATCCTCTGATTTAGGTAAGCTCTGCTCTGACAGCCCAGGCCGCCCTGCTTGCGCTACAGTGCTTGTTTTTGCATCCGAGACAGACTCGCCCGCCTGCAGCGCCAGCCAGCGATGCGGCATGCGATTGCTGCGCAGCCCCTGAAGCTGCGGCAAGCCCAGCTGGACGGCGTGATAGCCAAAGATATCGGCCACCGCCTCGTCACAGCGCTGCTGCTCCCATTCCAGGAGGTAGTGCCCTAGGGCTGATTCCGTCCAGTGATGCATCTCTATAATTTTGCAGCCCATGAACCTGTTGCCTATCCCTGCCTTTTCCGACAACTACATCTGGCTGCTGCATGACGGCAAGCAGGCCATCGTGGTTGACCCAGGGCAGGCCGAGCCAGTGCTGAAGGTACTGGCCCGGTTGCAATTGCAACTGCAGGGCATTTTAGTCACCCATCATCACGCCGATCATGTGGGCGGCGTCGAGGCACTGCGCCAGGCCACCGGCGCCCCGGCCTGGGGCCCCGCCTATGAGACCCTGCCCGAGCCCATCACCCGCGTGCAAGGCGGCGACACGGTTGACCTGCTGGGCGGCCCCTGGCAGGTCATTGATGTGCCCGGTCATACCAGCGGCCATATTGCGTTTTTCAGCACCGGGGCACTGCCCCAGCCCGTGCTGTTCTGTGGCGACACCTTGTTCTCAGGCGGCTGCGGCCGCCTGTTTGAAGGCACGCCTGCGCAGATGCAGGCATCGCTGGACGCTCTGGCGGCCCTGCCCGCCAGCACACAGGTCTGCTGCGCCCACGAATACACACTTTCCAACCTGCGTTTTGCGCAGGCTGTGGAACCAAACAACCAGGATCTGGCTCAGTACCTGGAACATTGCCAGTCTTTGCGCTCGCAAGGGCAGCCCACGCTGCCCTCCACGCTGCAGACCGAGCTGGCTATCAACCCTTTCATGCGCAGCCGCGCCGCCGATGTCATTTCGGCAGCCGTAAAGCATGACTCTCAGACTCAGCCTCAGAACCCAGCCAGTGTGCTGGCAACTTTGCGCCAATGGAAAAACGTTTTTTGATGAAGCTGATCCACACCCTGCTGCTCTCCAGCGTACTGGTCATTACCGGTTGCGCCACCACTGGCAGCGTTGACCCCATGTATCCCGATGGCCCCCTCAAACCCCTGGGCCAGGGCAAGATAGGCAACTCCGAAGTTGTCGCCCTTGAAGCCACGGGCGATCTGTGGATGCGCATTCGCGGCGGCTTTGGCATGCCCGATCTGGATCAGGACCTGGTTCGCGATCAGGAGCAGTGGTACTCTTCCCGCCCCGACTACATCCAGCGCATGACGGAGCGCTCCAGCAAATACCTGTTCCACGTTGTCGAGGAACTGGAGCGCCGTGGCATGCCGACCGAGCTGGCGCTGCTGCCCTTCATCGAAAGCGCGTTCAACCCGCAGGCTGTATCCAGCGCCAAGGCCGCAGGCATGTGGCAGTTCATGCCTGCCACGGGCACCTACTTCGACCTCAAGCAAAACGCCTTCCGTGATGACCGCCGCGACGTGCTGGCCTCCACCCGCGCCGCGCTGGACTATCTGCAAAAGCTCTACGGCATGTTTGGCGACTGGCACCTGGCTCTGGCCGCCTACAACTGGGGCGAAGGCAGCGTGGGCCGCGCCATCAAGCGCAATGAAAAGCTGGGCCTGCCTACCGGCTACACCGATCTGCAGATGCCGGCCGAAACCCGCAACTACGTGCCCAAGCTGCAGGCCGTGAAGAACATCGTGGCCCACCCCGAGCGCTTCAACGCCGAGCTGCCCGTCATTGAAAACCACCCCTACTTCCAGGCAGTGAGCCTGCCCCACGATATTGACGTGGAACTGGTGGCCAGACTGGCAGACGTCAGTATCAAGGACTTCAAGGCTCTGAACCCCAGCTTTCACAAGCCAGTGATCTTCGCGCGCGCCACGCCCCAGGTGCTGCTGCCCTGGGAGAACGCCAAGGTCTTCCGTCGCAATCTGCAGGCCTACACCGATGGCCAGTTCGCCAGCTGGACCGTGTGGACCGTCCCCACCACCATCACCGTGACCGAAGCCGCCCAGCGAGCTGGCCTGAGTGAAGCCGATCTGCGCAGCATCAACAACATCCCCCCGCGCATGCTCATCAAGGCAGGCTCGGCGCTGATGGTGCCGCGTGACCCCAACGTCAAGACCGACGTGCCTGGCCACGTGGCAGACAACGGCCAGATCTCCTTTGCCCCGGAAATCGTTACCGTGCGCACCACCGTGCGTGCCCGCAAGCGCGACACGCTGGTCAGCGTTGCCAGCCGCTACGGCATCAGTGTCTCCAACCTCGCAGACTGGAACGACCTGAAATCCACTGCGTCGCTGCATGCAGGCCAGTCACTGGTTGCCTATCTGCCTGCCCGCGCGGCCCGCGCAGCCCGGGCAGAAGCCAGCGAGTCCAGCTCGCACAACGGTCACAACAGCCGAGCCGAACGCAGCGAACGCGGCAACAGCAAGGCTGCAGCCCGCGGCAAGTCCAGCAGCAATAGCAAGGCGGCCCCTCAGGCACGCGGCGGCAAGAGTGAGCCCAAGCCACGCGGCGGCACACCGGCCAAGAAGCGCAAGTAACTTCACCAGCCGACCAAAAAGCCCGCTGACCGTTTCCGGCAGCGGGCTTTTTCTATGCTTTTCATAGCTTCCAGCGCTTGATAGACAAGCGCTACAGCCTGTTTTTCACCCAATCAGCGCCGGTCCACCAGCGCATGGGCAATCGTGCCCAGATCGACATATTCCAGCTCGCTGCCAATCGGCACACCACGCGCCAGCCGCGTCACCAGCAAGCCACGGGCCTTGAGCGCCTCTTGAATCGCATGGGCCGTGGCCTCGCCTTCCGCCGTAAAGCTGGTGGCCAGAATCACCTCCTGCACCACACCATCGCAGGCGCGCTCCAGCAACTGCTTCATGCCAATCTCTTTGGGCCCCACGCCATCCAGCGGCGACAAGCGCCCCATCAGCACATAGTAAAAGCCTTGATAGGCGCCCGTGCGCTCCATGGCGGCCAGATCGGCCGGCGCCTCCACCACGCACAGACGAGCGCCATCACGGCCCGCATCGTCACAGATGCTGCAGATACGCCCTTCGGTAAAAGTGTGGCAGCGCTCGCAGTGATGTACCGAATTCACCGCCGAATCCAGTGCCCGCGCCAGCTGCAGCGCCCCCGCCTGATCGCGCTGCAGCAAATGAAACGCCATGCGCTGGGCCGACTTGATGCCCACGCCCGGCAGCTTGCGCAGCGCCTCGATCAAGGCATCCAGAGATTGCACATCCGACACAGCGCCCGTCCTTTCATTCACCAAGAAAAAAGCGATCTGCAAGCCGCAGATCGCCATTCGTATTCTGCCCAACTCTGCCCGGAGAAACACACCCTGGAACGAGCATGCCCCAACTCAGAGGCAACGAGCAAGGGCCGCCCCGCAGCAAAGTTGCCGTCCCCCTCAGGGGGAAGCGGCAAAGCCGCTCAGGGGGGTATCCATTTAAAACGGGAACTTCATCCCACCAGGCAGACCAGGCATACCGGCCGTGATCTTGCCCATCTTCTCGTTGGAAGTTTCTTCCGCCTTGCGCACCGCAGCATTGAAAGCCGCAGCCACCAGGTCTTCCAGCATGTCCTTGTCTTCGGCCAGCAGGCTGGGGTCGATGGTGATGCGCTTGACGTCGTGCTTGCAGGTCATCACAACCTTGACCAGACCGGCGCCAGACTCGCCTTCCACTTCGATGTTGCCCAGCTCTTCCTGAGCTTTCTTCAGGTTGTCCTGCATGGACTGGGCTTGTTTCATCAAACCGGCGAGTTGTCCTTTGTTGAACATATGAATTCCTTCTTTTGTTGAAACGCCTTATTCAGGCTGAATGGAGATTGGCTTGATGCTGCCCGGCACGATCTTCGCGCCAAAGTCCCGCTTCAAGGTTTGCACCAGAGCGTTGCTGTTCACAATGTCTTCAGCAATACCCTGACGCAGATAGGTTTCCACGGCCAGACGGCGCGCCGGACTATCCGTGACCGCACCCTGTTCGATCTGCAATTGTCGCGCATGACCGGCTGTTTCCAGCGCAGCGCGTAAACGCTCGCGTGCGCCAGCCTGATTGAGTGAGTTGGATTCGACCCGCAAAGTCCACTGATCGCCCTCGCGCGCCACCAGTTGCGCCTGCAAAGCCAGTTGCCGCGCCAGGGCGACGATGGCATCGCTTTGCAGCAGCTCCTGCACCACGGTTTGCCAGAGATCGCCCTCGGCGGTGCGCTCTACCGTAGGGGCATCCAGTGCAGAGCCGGAGCTGCCAGACGGGGCATCCACCTCGTCCTGAGGCTGCGGCTGCGGCTGCGGATATGCCGCTGGCGCAGGCAAGCCTGCATCCACGTCCGCATCGTCGCCCCAGCGCCCGTCATCGGCCCAGCCTTCATCAGGCATTCCGGCCCAGGCCCCCTCATCAGGGCCGCCTTCATCACTGGCATCAGCACCCGCATCATCGCTATCCGGGCCATCTGCGGCCTCCTGAACTGGCGCAGATACAGGTAGAGACTCCGGTTGCGAATCAGGCTTCGCTTCTACAGTCTCTGCCACTTTTGCTGCAGGCTGATTTTGCGCAGCGGCCTCATCCACAGCCAAATTGACAGGCGCGACATCAGCTATGTTTTCAGGAGCTACCAGCGCTTTATCAACCTGGACTTCAGCCGATTTTTCCTGATTCCCCTCAGCCACAGGCTCAGGCACTGCGGGCGCAGCAGCGTGGGGCACGGCAGGCGCTGAAGCCGAAGCGACGGGTGCAGCCGCCACAACCGGCGCGGTTGCCGGAGCCACTGCAGGCACGGCGGCTGGCAGCGCTGCGGGTGCCACCGGTGCTGCAGCCGCGCGGCTAGGCCTCAGCGCTGGAGTTTTTTTTTCAGCCGCGCCGGTTTCGGCGTTTTCTGGCTTGAAGGCCAGCAGCCGCAGCAAAGCCATGGTCAGCGCCGCATATTCATCGGGGGCCAGACCCAGCTCGGCACGGCCATGCAGGCCAATGCTGTAGAGCAACTGCGTCTCGTCACGCGGCATCAAATCAGCCAGACGGGCCACTTCTGCCGCCTCCGGGTCGCTGGCATCCAGTGCCATGTCGGGCACGGCCTGCAGCACCGCCATGCGCTGCAGCACATTGCACATTTCTTCCAGCGTGGAAGCGGCAGACAGGCCGTTGTGGCGCAGCTCTTCCGAAGTCTCGACCACCGTGCGGCCATCGCCCTGCGCCAGCGCATCAATCAGGCGAAACACATGGCTACGGTCCACGCTGCCCAGCATCTGGCGCACCGTGGCTTCCTGCAGCTGGCCGCTGCCAAAGGCAATGGCCTGATCGGTCAGGCTCAGCGCATCGCGCATGGAGCCACGCGCTGCACGCGAGAGCAGGCGCAGGGCCTGCGGCTCGGCAGGCACGCTTTCCTTGGCCAGCACATCGGTCAAATGTTCCAGCACCGTATCAGGGGCCATGGGACGCAGATTGAACTGCAGGCAGCGCGAGAGCACGGTCACCGGGACTTTTTGCGGGTCCGTCGTGGCCAGCACAAACTTCAGATATTCGGGCGGCTCTTCCAGCGTCTTGAGCATGGCGTTGAACGCCGTGTTCGTCAGCATGTGCACCTCGTCGATCATGAAGACCTTGAAGCGCCCCTGCACCGGCTTGTACACGGCCTGCTCCAGCAGGCTCTGCACCTCGTCCACGCCACGGTTGGAGGCGGCGTCCAGCTCGGTGTAATCGGGGAAGCGTCCGCTATCAATTTCAGTGCATGCTGCGCAAACTCCGCAAGGGGTTGCGGTAATTCCACCATTGCCGTCCACCCCCTGGCAATTGAGGGACTTGGCCAGAATGCGCGATACCGTGGTCTTGCCCACGCCTCGCGTGCCTGTGAACAGATAGGCATGGTGCAGACGCTGCTGCGTCAGCGCATTGGTCAGAGCCTGGACCACGTGCTCCTGCCCCACCATTTCGGAGAAGGTTCGGGGCCGGTATTTGCGAGCAAGCACTAGATAAGACATAGCCCGCAATTCTACGGGGCCAGCGCATGCCAACAAGGCTGCACCAGGAATCCCGTGGCAAGTCAGCGAGGAGTGTGTCTTTTACCCCTATAATCGCCGGTGACGGGCCTCCTCGCATGGGGAAGCAGCCAACCGGGTCAGGTGGGGAACCAAGCAGCCCTAACTGTGAAACCAGTGCCGAGATCAGGCTCGTCACCTTTAGCTGGAAAGCTCTTTCGACAAGAGCCATGTCTTCCACCAAAGGCTCCCCCAAAAGAAATCATTCCAATCGCTCAGGCTGGCACAGGCCGCTTTCGCGACCCTGTTGCACATCAGCCCAGGCGACTGCGCAATTGCATCAGCAGCTCTGCTGCCTGCTCGATCTCCAGATCATCAAACGCATCCAGCGCCTGCTGCGCCAGCTGGCTATGGTCGGTATTTGCCGTGTCACGCACCAGCGCTTCCAGCAAGGCCTTGGCTTCAAAGTCGCCACTTTTCACCAGCGGCAAAGCACGCTGAAGCAGATCTTGCAATAGCTCAGCCTGCGCCGGGCCAGGTTCAGGCGCAGCAGTCTGGCTGACCAGCATCCGCAGCCCCTGGTCAACACGGTCCAGACAATCTTTCACCAAACGCAAAAACTCTTCGGACAGGTCTTGCACCACTTCGATATTTGCATTGCGGGCAGCACGCTCAATCACATCGGCCACGCGGCATAGCTGTTCGGAATCCAGGTACCCTGCGCTACCTTTGATGCGGTGCACCAGCTCTCCCAGCTCCGGCAAAGCGCCCCGACGCAGCAAATCCCGATAGTCTTGCGGCAGGTTGTTGAAATCATCCAGAAAACCGCGCAGCAAATTCGCCTTGCGCTGGGGAGATGAAGACAGGCGGGAGAAGATGGCGGCGTCTGTGGGTGCTTCGTCAACCGTGCGCCTTGGGCTTTCATCTGCGACCACCTTGCTCTTGTCCACGCACCACTGCATCAGGGTGGAGTAGAGAGCCACTTCCTCAATCGGCTTGGTCAGGTGGCCGTTCATGCCCGCCTCACGGCTGAGCAACTGGTCTTCGCTGCGGGTCTGGGCAGTCAGCGCAATGATGGGCAGCTGCAGCCAGCGGGCATGCCGACGTATTTCACGCGTGGCTTCCAGGCCGTTCATCTCGGGCATGTGAATGTCCATGAGCACGGCATCGACTTCGTGGTTTTGCAGCTGGCGGATGGCATCACGGCCATCAACCGCGGTGACCACCTGCACCCCCACGTACTCCAGAAAGTCCGTGGCCACCTCGCGGTTCAGCGCGTTGTCATCGGCCACCAATACCCGCTTGCCTTGCAGCGCGGCATAGGCGGTTAAATCGCTGGGCACATAGGCCGACGATGACTTGACGGGAAGATCCCCTGCCGATACGGGGCGGCAGAACACATTGAGCAAGGTATTGAACAGCACCGACTGGGTGACGGGCTTGAGCAGCACCCCCTGCAGACCGATATCCGAAGAGGCCTGCATCATCGCCTCCTGCCCGTAGGCGGTGACCATGAGGACGGCGGGCATATGTTCCAGCTGCGCATCCGACTTGATGTGGCGCGCGGTTTCCACCCCGTCCATGACGGGCATGCGCCAGTCCAGCAGCACCACATCGAACGGGCGGCCACGGCTGGTTTCAATACGCAGCACGCGCAAGGCATCCTGGCCGCTGGCAACCACCGTGGTCTGCATGCCAAAGCCTTCCACCATATCGGTCAGCGCCTGTCTTGCGCTGGCGCTGTCGTCGCAGATCAGAATGCGCCTGCCGCGCAAATTGACGGCAACCTGATTGCGAACATGGTGCTCCGCCGATTCAACCGCAACCTCTTCGATGAGGATGGTGAAGAAAAACGTGCTGCCCAGCCCCACTTCGCTCTCCACCCAGATCTCGCCCCCCATCAGCTCAACCAGCCGCTTGGAGATAGCCAGCCCCAGGCCCGTGCCGCCATAGCGGCGCGAAATATCGGTCTGCGCCTGTGCAAATGGGCTGAACAGGCTCTGAATCTGGTCCGCGCTCATGCCAATGCCTGTGTCGCGAATGGAGAACAGCAGCTTGCGGCTCAGCCCCTGCTCATCCCAGACAGGGCTGACGGAAACCACCACATCACCATGCTCCGTGAACTTGATGGCATTGCCCAGCAAATTGGTAATGACCTGCCCCAGCCGCA is from Comamonas fluminis and encodes:
- the dnaX gene encoding DNA polymerase III subunit gamma/tau, which codes for MSYLVLARKYRPRTFSEMVGQEHVVQALTNALTQQRLHHAYLFTGTRGVGKTTVSRILAKSLNCQGVDGNGGITATPCGVCAACTEIDSGRFPDYTELDAASNRGVDEVQSLLEQAVYKPVQGRFKVFMIDEVHMLTNTAFNAMLKTLEEPPEYLKFVLATTDPQKVPVTVLSRCLQFNLRPMAPDTVLEHLTDVLAKESVPAEPQALRLLSRAARGSMRDALSLTDQAIAFGSGQLQEATVRQMLGSVDRSHVFRLIDALAQGDGRTVVETSEELRHNGLSAASTLEEMCNVLQRMAVLQAVPDMALDASDPEAAEVARLADLMPRDETQLLYSIGLHGRAELGLAPDEYAALTMALLRLLAFKPENAETGAAEKKTPALRPSRAAAAPVAPAALPAAVPAVAPATAPVVAAAPVASASAPAVPHAAAPAVPEPVAEGNQEKSAEVQVDKALVAPENIADVAPVNLAVDEAAAQNQPAAKVAETVEAKPDSQPESLPVSAPVQEAADGPDSDDAGADASDEGGPDEGAWAGMPDEGWADDGRWGDDADVDAGLPAPAAYPQPQPQPQDEVDAPSGSSGSALDAPTVERTAEGDLWQTVVQELLQSDAIVALARQLALQAQLVAREGDQWTLRVESNSLNQAGARERLRAALETAGHARQLQIEQGAVTDSPARRLAVETYLRQGIAEDIVNSNALVQTLKRDFGAKIVPGSIKPISIQPE
- a CDS encoding methyltransferase domain-containing protein — its product is MHHWTESALGHYLLEWEQQRCDEAVADIFGYHAVQLGLPQLQGLRSNRMPHRWLALQAGESVSDAKTSTVAQAGRPGLSEQSLPKSEDGAVLPALVADATALPFSEASLDLLLMPHTLEASPDPHAALREAARALVPEGRLVICGLNPASLLGLQRGVERSAGHLPDLSLGVGYWRLRDWLRLLSFEIEAVQFGCYRPATRSAQWLDRFAFMDRLGHRCWPVLGGVYCVVAVKRVRGMRMVTPSWRGRNAASGMQVPVANKQPPDTVWQDALRHRANKEKN
- a CDS encoding transglycosylase SLT domain-containing protein; its protein translation is MKLIHTLLLSSVLVITGCATTGSVDPMYPDGPLKPLGQGKIGNSEVVALEATGDLWMRIRGGFGMPDLDQDLVRDQEQWYSSRPDYIQRMTERSSKYLFHVVEELERRGMPTELALLPFIESAFNPQAVSSAKAAGMWQFMPATGTYFDLKQNAFRDDRRDVLASTRAALDYLQKLYGMFGDWHLALAAYNWGEGSVGRAIKRNEKLGLPTGYTDLQMPAETRNYVPKLQAVKNIVAHPERFNAELPVIENHPYFQAVSLPHDIDVELVARLADVSIKDFKALNPSFHKPVIFARATPQVLLPWENAKVFRRNLQAYTDGQFASWTVWTVPTTITVTEAAQRAGLSEADLRSINNIPPRMLIKAGSALMVPRDPNVKTDVPGHVADNGQISFAPEIVTVRTTVRARKRDTLVSVASRYGISVSNLADWNDLKSTASLHAGQSLVAYLPARAARAARAEASESSSHNGHNSRAERSERGNSKAAARGKSSSNSKAAPQARGGKSEPKPRGGTPAKKRK
- a CDS encoding YbaB/EbfC family nucleoid-associated protein, which translates into the protein MFNKGQLAGLMKQAQSMQDNLKKAQEELGNIEVEGESGAGLVKVVMTCKHDVKRITIDPSLLAEDKDMLEDLVAAAFNAAVRKAEETSNEKMGKITAGMPGLPGGMKFPF
- the gloB gene encoding hydroxyacylglutathione hydrolase — protein: MNLLPIPAFSDNYIWLLHDGKQAIVVDPGQAEPVLKVLARLQLQLQGILVTHHHADHVGGVEALRQATGAPAWGPAYETLPEPITRVQGGDTVDLLGGPWQVIDVPGHTSGHIAFFSTGALPQPVLFCGDTLFSGGCGRLFEGTPAQMQASLDALAALPASTQVCCAHEYTLSNLRFAQAVEPNNQDLAQYLEHCQSLRSQGQPTLPSTLQTELAINPFMRSRAADVISAAVKHDSQTQPQNPASVLATLRQWKNVF
- the recR gene encoding recombination mediator RecR: MSDVQSLDALIEALRKLPGVGIKSAQRMAFHLLQRDQAGALQLARALDSAVNSVHHCERCHTFTEGRICSICDDAGRDGARLCVVEAPADLAAMERTGAYQGFYYVLMGRLSPLDGVGPKEIGMKQLLERACDGVVQEVILATSFTAEGEATAHAIQEALKARGLLVTRLARGVPIGSELEYVDLGTIAHALVDRR
- the rnhA gene encoding ribonuclease HI, which codes for MNQVVIYTDGACKGNPGPGGWGALLQAGAAQKELFGGELGTTNNRMELMAVIQALSALKRPCDVVLYLDSQYVRKGITEWIHGWKAKGWVTASKEPVKNAELWKQLDALVQGSGHRIDWRWVKGHAGDPGNERADALANKGVEQALKKG